The following nucleotide sequence is from Candidatus Flexicrinis affinis.
GTTACGTGCTGACGCCGGGGCGGTACGTGGGCGCGGCGGAGGTGGAGGACGACGGCGGGCCGTTCGAGGAGAAGATGGCGCGGCTGACCGAGACGCTGTGGGAGCAGTTCGCCGAAAGCGCGCGGCTGGAACAGGCGATCCGCGACAACCTGGCGGGGTTGGGCTATGAGTGACGGGCCAGACTATGCCGAACTCCGGCGCATCTTTGAGGCGAAGCGGTACATACTGACGGCGCATGCGTCGAGCCGCGCGATCGAGCGTGATATCGACGATTTTGAGATCGAGGAGGCGGTAATTGCCGGCTCGGTGATTGAGGACTACCCGGACGACAAGTACAGCCCGAGCTGCCTGATCCTGGGGCGCACGCAGAGCGGGCGTATCCTTCATGTACACTTGTGTTATCCACCCAAGGTGAAGGTCATTACCGTGTACGAGCCGTCCCCCGACGAGTGGGAACCGGACTGGAAGACGAGGAAGCCGTGATGGACGAATGCCTGTACTGCAAAGGTCAGTTGGAAGAGAAGCGGGTGTCCCGCGTGCAGGAGTACCACGGGCGCTGGTACCTGATCGAGAACGTACCGGCGCTGGTGTGCCGGCAGTGCGGCGAGACGTTCTACACGCCGCAAGCCCACAGCCTCGTGCTGCGCCTTGTCCGCGAGTCGGCCGAGCCGGTGCGGACGGAGCAAATGGCCGTACTCGATGCATCGTGAGGCTAACCGAGACGCTGTGGGAGCAAGGACACCCCATGAAGTGCGTAATTTGCAGACAAGGAGACACCCAACCCGGTACCGTGACCGTGACGCTGGAGCGCGGCGGGACAACGCTGGTCTTCAAGAACGTGCCCGCGCAGGTGTGCGCCAACTGCGGCGAGGCGTATGTGGACGACGACACCACCCGTCAGCTTCTGGAGGCGGCCGAAGCCGCGCTGAAGGCAGGCGTGCAGGTGGAAGTGCGCGAGTTCGTGGCGGCATGACCACCCGCACGGCTGGAACAGGCGATCCGCGACAACCTGGCGGGGTTGGGCTATGAGTAGTTCCCAAACTCCAGCCGGAGTTGAACCGATTTTCGGGATGCTTCCCGAGAATTGGACGTATTCAACGCTAGGGCAGCTTGTCGATCTTGGAAGTGCAAGTCTTCAAACCGGACCCTTCGGAACAAACCTCCTTGCCTCAGAATACAAGCGCGAGGGGATACCGGTAATTGCGGTCAAGAACATCGGCGTCAACGCGATAAACATTGATGATGATACTCCTCGGGTTGACGAGAAGACATTTCGACGACTCGAGACATATCGCATTGCCGAAGGAGACATCCTTTTCGGCCGGAAAGGCGCTGTCGATAGGCGAGCTTATGTAAACATTTCGCAATCAGGCTGCCTCCAAGGGAGTGACTGCATTCGGTTACGACTCGACGCACGTTCTTTTGATCCTAAATATGTTTCGTATGTTCTCGGAACGCCGCAATACTTGGCTTGGATTACGCAGAATGCCGGTGGAACTACTATGCCCTCATTGAATCAGACGATTCTTCGAAGGGTACCACTTCCCCTCCCTCCCCTCCCCATCCAGCGCGAGATCGCGCACATCCTCGGCACGCTGGACGACAAGATCGACCTCAACCGCAAGATGAACGCGACGCTGGAGGCGATGGCGCGCGCGCTGTTCAAGTCGTGGTTCGTGGACTTCGATCCGGTGCGGGCCAAGGCCGAGGGGCGCGATCCGGCCGGGATGGATGCGGAGACGGCGGCGCTGTTCCCCGACGGGTTCGAGGACTCGCCGCTGGGGGACATCCCGCGCGGGTGGCGGGTCGGGACGCTGGGGGAAGTGAGTGAAAAACCTCAATACGGGTATACAGCGTCGGCCTCTGATTCCCCTATTGGTCCAAAGTTTCTGCGTATTACCGACATCAACAAAGCGCCATGGATAGACTGGCAGAATGTCCCCTACTGCGAGATAGCCACTTTGGAGATGGAGAAGTACCGCCTCAGGTTCGGTGACATTGTGATCGCACGTATGGCAGATCCCGGCCATGGAGCTTTGGTCGAAGAGGATGTAGAGGCGGTCTTCGCTTCATACCTGATTCGATTCCGGCCTCGCAGGACGGAGTATGCCCGATATCTTCAATACTGGCTTCGTTCATCGCACTACTGGTACATCGTCGATGGCTTCAAGACCGGCACAACGAGAGCGAGCCTTAATGCGCAAGTACTGAGCGGATTCAGCTTACTTGTACCGGATGTTCGTGTTGCCAAAGCGTTTGACCTAGCTGTCGGTGAATTGCGTAACAAGATCGTCGCGAACAACAGCGAGTCGCGCACGCTGGCCGAACTGCGTGACGCGCTGCTGCCGCGGCTCATGCGCGGGGAGTTGGTGGGGGTGTAGGGGGCAATATGGGGCTTCCATCTAGTGTTGATGTCAAGATTCGTGAGCAGTTCACGACATTGATCAAAGATGGTCCGGGACTCGTGTCGACGATGAAAGCCGAAAATCGACAATCCAGGTCTGAGCCCAAGACCGTGATGGGTAGACCTGTCCTCGACCTTACCGGAACAGAGTACCATAGTCAGGGAATGGCCTTCGAGGCTTACCGAACGCAAGCAATAAGCCTACTGCGGCTCGTCCTATCCAAAACGGATCGAATGCAGCAGATCACAGCGGACTTCCGAGGATTACCGCAGCGGTCATCTTCTGTCGAGTTCATCACTGGGACATTGATTGGATTGCAAAAGGACTATGAAGCGGGATTGCTGGACGACTTATCCATCATGATCGAGGCGGAAATCGCGTCCGACTACATGGGACAGGCTGAGCATCTTCTTGGTGAAGGCGTTCCCGGTCAAAATGATTATGTGCCCGCGGCAGTACTTGCGGGTGCAGTCCTTGAAGATGCGCTGCGTCGTCTGTGCGAGCGACAGGAACCGCCGATCTCAACCCGCAAGGACGATGGCGAACCGAAGAAGCTTGTGATCTTGGTTGACGGTCTCAAAGCGGCGGGACTGTTCAATGAACTCAAGGCGAAACAGCCTAGAGCATGGGCTGACATTCGCAATGCAGCGGCACACGGCAGGTTTGACGAATTCAAGCGCAGCGACGTGGAGGCGATGTTGAAAGGCGTGAGGGACTTCCTCGCGGACTACTTGTGATGGGTTCTGCGTGGTGGCTAGAAGCGCCGCGTCTCATGCGCGGGGAGTTACAATATGTGCGGTTAAGTCGTGAGGACACGAAAACATGATTGACGACATTTCAGAGACGGTACCACGCATCGAGAGCATCAAAGTCAAGAACTATCGGGTTCTGCGCGATTTCGAATTGACTTCGATAACGCCACTGACAGTCCTTCTCGGACCGAATGGGAGTGGCAAGTCAACAGTGTTTGATGTTTTCGCATTCCTCTCCGAATGTTTTACTGTTGGACTGCGCAAGGCGTGGGACAAGCGAAATCGCTTTCGAGAGCTCAGAAGTCGCGACTCAAATGGACCGATAGAGTTTGAGTTGAAATACCGCGAACAACCAAACACGCCGATCATTACGTATCAACTCTCAATCGACGAGACGCTGCATGGTCCTGTTGTCTCCCGAGAACGTCTCCAATGGAAACGTCAATCGTATGGCGCGCCGTACAGGTTTCTGGATTTTGAGAACGGGCGTGGAAATGTCACTTCAGGCGAGACGCCGGATACTCCGGCCGAACGAGTAGAGGAGACTCTTTCAGCACCGGATGTACTCGCGGTCAACACGTTGGGTCAGCTTGCAAGGAATCCCCGGGTCAACGCTCTTCGCCAATTCATTACTGGCTGGCATCTCTCGTATCTTAGCGCCGATAACACGCGCGGAATACCCGAGTCCGGATCACAAGAGCGCCTTTCCGAGACAG
It contains:
- a CDS encoding DUF4258 domain-containing protein, whose amino-acid sequence is MSDGPDYAELRRIFEAKRYILTAHASSRAIERDIDDFEIEEAVIAGSVIEDYPDDKYSPSCLILGRTQSGRILHVHLCYPPKVKVITVYEPSPDEWEPDWKTRKP
- a CDS encoding YgiT-type zinc finger protein — protein: MDECLYCKGQLEEKRVSRVQEYHGRWYLIENVPALVCRQCGETFYTPQAHSLVLRLVRESAEPVRTEQMAVLDAS
- a CDS encoding type II toxin-antitoxin system MqsA family antitoxin; amino-acid sequence: MKCVICRQGDTQPGTVTVTLERGGTTLVFKNVPAQVCANCGEAYVDDDTTRQLLEAAEAALKAGVQVEVREFVAA
- a CDS encoding restriction endonuclease subunit S, whose translation is MSSSQTPAGVEPIFGMLPENWTYSTLGQLVDLGSASLQTGPFGTNLLASEYKREGIPVIAVKNIGVNAINIDDDTPRVDEKTFRRLETYRIAEGDILFGRKGAVDRRAYVNISQSGCLQGSDCIRLRLDARSFDPKYVSYVLGTPQYLAWITQNAGGTTMPSLNQTILRRVPLPLPPLPIQREIAHILGTLDDKIDLNRKMNATLEAMARALFKSWFVDFDPVRAKAEGRDPAGMDAETAALFPDGFEDSPLGDIPRGWRVGTLGEVSEKPQYGYTASASDSPIGPKFLRITDINKAPWIDWQNVPYCEIATLEMEKYRLRFGDIVIARMADPGHGALVEEDVEAVFASYLIRFRPRRTEYARYLQYWLRSSHYWYIVDGFKTGTTRASLNAQVLSGFSLLVPDVRVAKAFDLAVGELRNKIVANNSESRTLAELRDALLPRLMRGELVGV
- a CDS encoding DUF4145 domain-containing protein — encoded protein: MGLPSSVDVKIREQFTTLIKDGPGLVSTMKAENRQSRSEPKTVMGRPVLDLTGTEYHSQGMAFEAYRTQAISLLRLVLSKTDRMQQITADFRGLPQRSSSVEFITGTLIGLQKDYEAGLLDDLSIMIEAEIASDYMGQAEHLLGEGVPGQNDYVPAAVLAGAVLEDALRRLCERQEPPISTRKDDGEPKKLVILVDGLKAAGLFNELKAKQPRAWADIRNAAAHGRFDEFKRSDVEAMLKGVRDFLADYL
- a CDS encoding AAA family ATPase — its product is MIDDISETVPRIESIKVKNYRVLRDFELTSITPLTVLLGPNGSGKSTVFDVFAFLSECFTVGLRKAWDKRNRFRELRSRDSNGPIEFELKYREQPNTPIITYQLSIDETLHGPVVSRERLQWKRQSYGAPYRFLDFENGRGNVTSGETPDTPAERVEETLSAPDVLAVNTLGQLARNPRVNALRQFITGWHLSYLSADNTRGIPESGSQERLSETGDNLPNVIQYLKEQHPDRLSAILKLLSRRVPKLERVDAEIMPDGRLLLQIKDAPFDRPIMSKFASDGTLKMLAYLTLLYDPEPPRLIGIEEPENQLHPKLLRGLAEECRTASSRTQLMVTTHSPFYVNGLRPSELWILYRDDDGYTRAARASELDGITDLIRNGALLGDLWMEGFFGIGDPLTNSGGPKRRRTV